From the Lathyrus oleraceus cultivar Zhongwan6 chromosome 4, CAAS_Psat_ZW6_1.0, whole genome shotgun sequence genome, one window contains:
- the LOC127076746 gene encoding transcription termination factor MTEF18, mitochondrial, translated as MRVMLLTLSRHLCTSSKNITATLKFSKTKFPCRYKKATMSQAQLSLTDYLHATRSIPYAFADQISKNSIHSLSNLISKLGSFSSSDFPKKLDKFLRYNPINEFEFFFESIGIQYTQISHLLPHDKFFFSEDGSLLDSACVLCEFGFPWDKLGVLYVESGFVFKMSGTELKGRLCWFQRYGFCNVQIVGICLTFPYVFGVEEGKLVDEIDGLLSELRLVFLDFDLGGSVEGNVHVWHEVCRKIKVFYDLSDAKGKIGELIGRNKHVILEHKEEDLIEKVEYFCRFCVEKEEVGRLILQGSELLNLDLEKPVINMLKLLKHVGMSSKGLGDVRKNYAHALGTIKIENLPNAMRAMGLQEWFFDRIKDGNHMLLVNFIESYPNEEHDKGYQSGLKTIHNARTPTHNMSKLNFMHSNGFGENAMTMDILTHMHGTSEELQKRFDCLLHLGIEFSKLCKIITKQPKVLSQNPETLEKKINFLRQEMGKSLELLDTFPAFICFDLENRIKPRFRFHMWVLEKGLSSKNYSIASMIATSDKNFVGRAFKIHPAAPKHWFEQFYPKKF; from the coding sequence ATGAGAGTGATGCTGTTAACCCTTTCACGCCATTTATGTACCAGCAGCAAGAACATCACAGCAACCTTAAAATTCTCAAAAACAAAATTCCCTTGTCGGTACAAGAAAGCTACTATGTCACAAGCTCAACTGTCACTCACTGATTACCTCCACGCCACAAGGTCCATCCCTTACGCCTTCGCTGATCAAATTTCCAAAAACTCCATTCATTCCCTCTCCAATCTCATTTCAAAGTTGGGCTCTTTTTCATCTTCTGATTTCCCCAAGAAACTTGATAAGTTCTTAAGGTACAACCCAATTAATGAATTTGAGTTTTTCTTTGAAAGCATTGGAATTCAGTATACTCAAATTTCTCATTTGTTGCCTCATGACAAGTTCTTCTTCTCTGAAGATGGGTCACTTCTTGATTCTGCTTGTGTACTTTGTGAATTTGGGTTTCCTTGGGATAAGCTTGGGGTGCTTTATGTGGAGAGTGGTTTTGTGTTTAAGATGAGTGGTACTGAGTTGAAGGGTAGGCTTTGTTGGTTTCAAAGATATGGTTTTTGTAATGTGCAGATTGTTGGGATATGTTTGACTTTTCCTTATGTTTTTGGTGTGGAGGAAGGGAAATTGGTTGATGAGATTGATGGGTTGCTTTCTGAGTTGAGATTGgtgtttttggattttgatttgGGAGGGTCCGTTGAAGGGAATGTGCATGTTTGGCATGAGGTTTGTAGGAAAATTAAAGTGTTTTATGATTTGAGTGATGCTAAGGGGAAGATAGGTGAACTCATTGGAAGGAATAAACATGTCATTCTTGAACATAAAGAAGAGGATTTGATTGAAAAAGTTGAGTATTTTTGTAGATTTTGTGTTGAGAAAGAGGAAGTAGGCCGGTTGATTCTACAAGGTTCGGAGTTGTTGAATCTTGATTTGGAAAAGCCGGTGATTAACATGTTGAAGTTGTTGAAACACGTCGGAATGAGCTCTAAAGGTCTTGGTGATGTAAGGAAGAACTATGCCCATGCGTTGGGAACAATAAAAATCGAGAATCTTCCCAATGCGATGAGGGCTATGGGTTTACAAGAATGGTTTTTCGATAGAATCAAGGATGGGAATCATATGCTTTTGGTGAACTTTATCGAAAGCTATCCCAATGAAGAGCATGATAAAGGTTATCAAAGTGGTTTGAAGACAATTCATAATGCAAGAACACCAACTCACAATATGAGTAAATTAAATTTCATGCATAGTAATGGATTTGGTGAAAATGCGATGACCATGGATATCTTAACTCACATGCATGGAACAAGTGAAGAGTTACAAAAAAGATTTGATTGTCTTCTACATTTAGGGATTGAATTCTCAAAGCTGTGTAAGATAATCACAAAGCAGCCAAAGGTTCTAAGCCAAAATCCCGAAACTCTAGAGAAAAAGATTAACTTTTTACGTCAGGAGATGGGAAAGTCCTTAGAGCTTTTGGACACTTTTCCAGCATTTATATGTTTTGATTTAGAGAACCGAATTAAGCCGAGGTTCAGATTCCATATGTGGGTTTTGGAAAAAGGATTGTCTTCCAAAAACTATTCCATTGCAAGCATGATTGCGACTAGTGACAAGAATTTTGTAGGCCGCGCTTTTAAAATTCACCCGGCCGCTCCAAAACATTGGTTTGAGCAATTCTATCCCAAGAAATTTTGA
- the LOC127138200 gene encoding uncharacterized protein LOC127138200: MIVNATLKVKRRGLTKANNNALSVKDSVILQECPKQTRRNLKGYEAKVARQEFDEENKLLVMIMEEECNNRLHAEENVMVTVREGVQCSEEWYLDSGCSTHMTGRKDWFVKINRAMKNKVKFASDTTLAADGIRDVLII, translated from the exons ATGATAGTCAATGCAACTTTAAAGGTGAAAAGAAGAGGTTTAACAAAAGCAAATAACAATGCTTTAAGTGTCAAAGATTCTGTCATTTTGCAAGAGTGTCCAAAGCAAACAAGAAGGAACCTCAAGGGATATGAAGCCAAGGTTGCAAGACAAGAGTTTGATGAGGAAAATAAACTTTTGGTCATGATCATGGAAGAAGAATGCAACAACAGG TTACATGCAGAAGAAAATGTCATGGTGACTGTGCGAGAAGGAGTTCAGTGCAGCGAAGAATGGTATTTAGACTCGGGCTGCTCTACTCATATGACGGGGAGGAAGGATTGGTTTGTTAAAATCAATCgtgccatgaagaacaaagtGAAGTTCGCGAGTGACACCACTCTTGCGGCCGATGGGATCCGTGATGTTTTGATCATATGA
- the LOC127076743 gene encoding exosome complex component RRP4 homolog, which yields MGVVQLQFSKTQKVRLHKAKESLSSKMNSDSLVTVADSIHVNHEDGVLKGHGTADLDGQVVATLCGTVERVNKLIYVRGLGSRYKPEVGDIVIGRVIEVDQKFWRLDINCNRNAYLMLSAMNMPDGVQRRRTALDELNMRGIFEEADLICAEVRGLSHDDIHLHARSKKYGKLSTGQMVMVSPYLVKRQKQHFHHLEEHGIDLIIGCNGLIWVGEHVKVKDEMEYQVNLTEPAHKKEEKNDTRREYICRAANAIRLLSTLGFSITLEVIKGVVDLSQSLNLEIHDMLGSEFCVLVAEKEAERRSSNKRKQ from the exons ATGGGAGTGGTTCAATTGCAGTTCAGTAAAACTCAGAAGGTCCGTCTACACAAGGCGAAAGAATCTTTATCATCCAAAATGAATTCCGATTCTTTGGTTACCGTAGCTGATTCTATCCATGTCAACCATGAGGACGGTGTACTTAAGGGTCATGGAACTGCTGACCTAGACGGTCAAGTTGTTGCCACTCTCTGTGGTACTGTGGAGCGTGTTAACAAGCTCATTTATGTGCGCGGTTTGGGCTCAAG GTACAAACCTGAAGTTGGTGACATTGTTATAGGGCGAGTTATTGAG GTTGATCAAAAGTTTTGGAGATTAGATATTAATTGCAATAGAAATGCTTATTTGATGCTTTCTGCTATGAATATGCCCGACGGTGTACAG AGGCGAAGGACAGCTCTAGACGAGCTAAATATGCGCGGTATTTTTGAGGAGGCTGATCTCATTTGT GCTGAAGTTCGTGGTTTATCGCATGATGACATACACCTTCATGCAAGAAGTAAAAAATATGGAAAG CTTAGTACTGGTCAGATGGTTATGGTCTCACCGTATTTAGTGAAGAGACAGAAACAACATTTCCATCATCTGGAAGAACATGGTATTGATCTAATAATTGGCTGCAACGGTCTGATATGGGTCGGGGAACACGTTAAGGTCAAAGATGAAATGGAATATCAAGTTAACCTAACTGAGCCAGCCCataaaaaagaagagaaaaacGATACGAGGAGAGAGTACATATGTAGGGCTGCTAATGCTATCCGATTATTGTCCACGTTAGGATTCAGCATAACCTTGGAAGTCATTAAGGGAGTTGTTGATTTGAGCCAGTCGTTAAATCTTGAAATACACGACATGCTTGGTTCCGAGTTCTGTGTTCTAGTTGCTGAAAAGGAGGCAGAGAGAAGAAGCTCAAATAAAAGGAAGCAGTAG
- the LOC127076748 gene encoding oxygen-evolving enhancer protein 3-2, chloroplastic: MAQAMASSMAGCLRGCSSQTVLEGSLQFSGPNRLSLLHGNTNNVNKVTTRSSVTVRAQQQESSRRAVIGLVATGLVSSSFVQAVLAEAIPIKVGGPPPLSGGLPGTLNSDEARDLKLPLKERFFIQPLAPTEAAARTKESAKEIVAAKKFIDQKAWPFLQNDLRLRAGYLRYDLKTIISSKPKDQKQSLKELTDKLFQDISNLDHAAKIKSPSEAEKYYAIAVSTLNDVLSKIA, translated from the exons ATGGCTCAAGCTATGGCATCATCAATGGCTGGTTGTTTACGTGGTTGTTCATCTCAAACTGTGTTAGAAGGAAGTCTTCAATTTAGTGGACCAAACAGGTTGAGTTTGTTGCACGGAAACACCAACAACGTTAACAAGGTTACAACACGTTCATCAGTGACGGTTAGAGCTCAACAACAGGAGAGTAGTCGAAGGGCTGTGATTGGTCTTGTTGCTACTGGTTTGGTTTCTTCTTCTTTTGTTCAAGCTGTTCTTGCTGAGGCTATTCCTATTAAAGTTGGTGGCCCTCCTCCACTTTCTGGTGGCCTTC CTGGAACATTGAACTCTGATGAAGCAAGAGACCTAAAGCTACCATTGAAAGAAAGGTTCTTTATTCAACCATTGGCACCTACTGAAGCAGCAGCAAGAACTAAGGAATCAGCGAAGGAAATTGTTGCTGCTAAGAAGTTCATTGACCAGAAAGCTTGGCCGTTTCTTCAGAACGATCTCCGTCTCAGGGCTGGCTATCTTCGATATGACCTTAAAACTATCATCTCTTCAAAGCCTAAGGACCAGAAACAATCCCTCAAGGAACTCACCGATAAGCTCTTCCAGGATATCAGCAAT TTGGATCATGCAGCAAAAATAAAGAGTCCCTCAGAAGCAGAGAAGTACTATGCTATAGCTGTATCTACTCTGAATGATGTTCTTAGCAAAATTGCTTAA